The Candidatus Bathyarchaeia archaeon genome window below encodes:
- a CDS encoding radical SAM protein, translated as MAKLIIPEPVSGGIFLTYKCTNECRHCMYACSPKWRSDWINLEDAERIFEVLSRAFNKKYPKGFNRVGVNLGLHLTGGEPFLNFNLLFELVKLANKYEIPSLFVETNCFWCTNDEITEERLFKLKEVGLNGILISVNPFVIEYVPFERIERAVNISRRIFKENTIIYQELFFDQLKMVGLKETLSFEDYLAVMREKDPLGLYLGLSYPSMLLMGRIPYKIGYLYKKYPAKKFFNESCLKELTRDWHIHVDNYCNYISGYCAGISLGEARKLEKLCQDGMELDDHPIIEKLVSSRGIGKLFEYASSEYGYRERREGYISKCHLCLDIRKYIVEEGEEFKELKPKDFYKHLE; from the coding sequence ATGGCTAAGCTGATAATTCCTGAACCAGTTTCGGGCGGCATTTTCCTGACATATAAATGTACAAATGAGTGCCGGCATTGTATGTACGCATGTTCTCCAAAATGGAGGAGCGATTGGATAAATCTAGAAGATGCTGAGAGAATCTTTGAAGTGTTATCAAGGGCATTCAATAAGAAATATCCTAAAGGTTTTAATAGGGTCGGAGTCAATCTAGGATTACATTTAACTGGCGGCGAACCATTTCTAAATTTTAACTTATTATTTGAACTTGTTAAATTAGCCAATAAATACGAGATCCCTTCCCTTTTTGTTGAGACAAACTGTTTCTGGTGCACTAATGATGAAATAACTGAAGAGAGACTCTTTAAATTAAAAGAGGTTGGCTTAAATGGAATACTTATAAGCGTTAATCCATTTGTAATCGAGTATGTTCCATTTGAGAGAATAGAGCGGGCGGTAAATATAAGCAGACGAATATTTAAAGAGAATACAATAATTTATCAGGAGCTTTTCTTCGATCAATTGAAGATGGTAGGCTTAAAAGAGACTCTTTCTTTCGAAGATTACCTGGCAGTAATGCGTGAAAAGGATCCTTTAGGCTTATACCTTGGATTAAGTTATCCCTCAATGTTATTAATGGGAAGAATCCCCTATAAAATAGGCTACTTATATAAAAAGTATCCAGCAAAAAAGTTTTTCAATGAATCATGTCTCAAGGAGTTAACTAGAGATTGGCATATACATGTAGATAATTACTGCAATTATATATCTGGTTACTGCGCTGGCATATCTCTAGGAGAAGCGAGGAAACTTGAGAAGCTCTGTCAGGATGGAATGGAATTGGATGATCACCCAATAATTGAGAAACTTGTATCATCTAGAGGCATAGGAAAACTCTTTGAGTACGCGTCCAGCGAATATGGCTATAGGGAGAGGAGGGAAGGCTATATATCAAAATGCCACCTATGCCTTGACATAAGAAAATATATTGTGGAAGAGGGCGAAGAGTTTAAAGAACTCAAGCCGAAAGATTTCTACAAGCACTTGGAGTAA
- a CDS encoding 30S ribosomal protein S12 codes for MAKKTKGEFAARKLIKRRKKMRWKSIYYKRRMLMLDVKSDPLEGAPMARGIVLEKVGRESKQPNSAIRKCVRVQLIKNGKVVTAFLPGDGALNVVDEHDEVIIEGIGGSRGRSMGDIPGVRWKVVTVNGIALKDLVLGRKEKPRR; via the coding sequence ATGGCTAAGAAGACGAAAGGAGAATTTGCTGCGAGAAAACTTATCAAGAGAAGGAAGAAAATGCGTTGGAAGAGCATATACTATAAAAGACGTATGCTTATGCTAGACGTTAAGTCAGATCCACTTGAAGGTGCCCCAATGGCTCGCGGAATAGTCCTGGAAAAAGTTGGAAGGGAAAGTAAGCAGCCGAATAGCGCGATACGTAAATGTGTAAGGGTTCAGCTAATAAAGAATGGCAAGGTTGTGACAGCATTTCTGCCTGGTGACGGAGCGTTGAATGTTGTTGATGAGCATGATGAGGTAATAATTGAGGGTATAGGAGGCTCAAGAGGACGGTCCATGGGCGATATTCCAGGAGTCAGATGGAAAGTTGTAACAGTTAATGGAATAGCGCTTAAAGATTTGGTTTTGGGTAGAAAGGAGAAGCCTAGACGTTAA
- a CDS encoding NusA-like transcription termination signal-binding factor, whose translation MSRGIRLTNEELEHIRLFESLTGTMVRDCIIDSKFDRIIFVIKEGEAGIAIGKGGKNIALLEKLTGKKYEIVEFSDDPVQLIKNALKPANVKEVRITKKPDGSTIAVVSVDNKDKGIAIGKNGRNAEKIRFLAKRYFQISNVLIV comes from the coding sequence ATGTCTAGAGGCATACGTCTTACTAATGAGGAGTTGGAGCATATTAGGCTCTTTGAGAGCTTAACTGGAACAATGGTGAGGGACTGCATAATTGATTCTAAGTTTGACAGGATTATTTTTGTAATCAAAGAGGGTGAGGCTGGAATAGCTATAGGTAAAGGAGGAAAGAACATAGCGCTGCTTGAAAAACTCACTGGTAAAAAGTATGAGATAGTTGAATTCTCGGATGATCCGGTGCAACTAATAAAAAATGCCCTGAAACCAGCAAATGTTAAAGAGGTTCGAATAACCAAGAAGCCGGATGGAAGCACTATCGCCGTGGTTTCTGTAGATAACAAAGATAAAGGTATAGCTATAGGCAAGAATGGACGGAATGCTGAGAAAATAAGGTTTCTGGCTAAACGTTACTTCCAGATAAGCAATGTCTTAATAGTTTAG
- a CDS encoding 50S ribosomal protein L30e has product MSSFSKSNIDKSLSIAVKTGKILFGSNLTIKNAMTGKVKLIIVASNCPKDKREKIEYYCKLSGIPLIVYPASSLDLGSACGKPFPIAALSIRDPGDSDIMKFVGDRNV; this is encoded by the coding sequence TTGAGTAGCTTCAGCAAAAGTAATATTGATAAATCATTGAGTATAGCCGTTAAAACGGGGAAAATTTTATTTGGATCCAATCTTACTATAAAAAACGCTATGACTGGAAAAGTTAAGTTAATTATTGTAGCGTCCAATTGCCCAAAAGATAAACGTGAGAAAATCGAGTACTATTGTAAATTATCCGGTATCCCCTTAATAGTATATCCTGCCTCTAGTTTAGATCTGGGCTCAGCGTGTGGAAAACCCTTCCCAATAGCTGCCTTATCGATAAGGGATCCTGGCGACTCAGATATAATGAAGTTTGTAGGTGATAGGAATGTCTAG
- a CDS encoding DNA-directed RNA polymerase subunit A', with the protein MAVVEEAYRKVIDQIKFGILSPQEIRKMSVVEIQTADTYDEDGAVIPSGLMDNRLGVLEPGQRCRTCGNTSSGCPGHFGHIELAVPIIHVEFAETIYNLLQVICRNCGRILLPEKTVKSLKARMERLIKIVGHVPSSFYNRVFEEAKRNRECPYCGAKQYKIEFTKPTIFHEYAEKEGSQRLTASMIRERFERIPDEDLKLLGFDPQYARPEWMILQVLPVPPVYVRPSITLESGIRSEDDLTHKLVDIIRINQRLKENMDAGAPTLIIQDLSELLEYHVTTYFNNESSGIPPSRHRSGRALKTLSQRLKGKEGRFRSNLSGKRVDFSARTVISPDSNLDINEVGVPITVAMRLTVPEKVTPWNIERLRELVRNGPNKYPGALYIIRPDGKRVRLEFVADRDKVAEALEPGFIVERHLQDGDIVIFNRQPSLHRMSIMAHYVKVLPYKTFRLHLCVCPPYNADFDGDEMNLHVPQSEEAQTEARLLMQVQDHILSPRFGGPIIGAIRDFITASFLLTRKSTLLNKKEVCELLAAAGYEGELPEPAIKEPKPLWTGKQIFSFFLPKGFNYTVKASVCRNCEVCLKDECSYDAYVIIKDGVLVKGVIDKNSIGAEKSESVLHRIIKDYGTEAGRRFLNQISRLLTRFISMKGFTYSFDELDLSAEAKRKIRQIIKSAEKRIESLTKALHEGTLERLPGQTLLDSFELYVMNELAEAREKAGKAAEEDLETDNAGIIMTKTGARGSTLNIGQMTAILGQQSIRGKRVIRGYSERSLPHFRIGDPSPKARGFVYSSYRDGLDPIEFFFHAMGGREGLVDTAVRTQQSGYMQRRLINALEHLRVEYDGTVRNPLGEIIQFNYGEDGVDPAKSDHGKAVNISRLIEQVKLMVEAGEAASNEYIEEQVNKVKDELTPLLTSELIEGLKNSNLTKKGVDLVISLALERYKKALVEPGEAVGVVAAQSIGEPGTQMTLRTFHYAGVREQNVTLGLPRLIEIVDARREPSTPIMTIYLDEEHRVNREKATEIAQKILYTTIEDISETTYINPETGGVIVKLNERKMNERGITIDYLSRVINIPNCSVKIEGDMIFIEPKKKMDSKKLLSKVLSYYIKGIAGIKRVYVTQEKGEWVIRTDGSNLPRVLEVIGVDPARTKTNNIHEIERTLGIEAARNMIVEEAKGVLEEQGLDVDIRHIMLVADIMTVTGSVRQIGRHGVSGEKPSVLARAAFEITVPNIVEAAIRGESDPLKGVTENVIVGQAIPIGTGLVDIYMTTPSVNVGEGEDKSIE; encoded by the coding sequence AAATAGTCGGACATGTACCATCTTCATTTTATAATAGAGTCTTTGAGGAAGCTAAGAGGAATCGTGAGTGTCCATATTGTGGTGCAAAACAATATAAAATAGAATTCACGAAACCGACAATCTTCCATGAATATGCTGAGAAAGAGGGTTCACAACGCTTAACGGCTAGCATGATACGTGAGAGATTTGAAAGGATACCTGATGAAGATCTCAAGCTTTTAGGTTTCGATCCACAGTATGCTCGCCCTGAATGGATGATCCTGCAAGTGCTGCCAGTTCCACCAGTCTATGTTAGGCCATCTATAACGCTTGAGTCGGGAATAAGATCTGAAGATGATTTAACTCATAAGCTGGTTGACATAATTAGGATAAATCAGAGACTTAAGGAGAACATGGATGCTGGTGCACCTACACTTATAATTCAAGATCTCTCAGAACTCCTCGAGTATCATGTTACCACATACTTTAATAATGAGTCCTCTGGTATACCGCCATCTAGACATCGCTCAGGTAGAGCCCTCAAAACATTATCACAGCGTTTGAAGGGTAAAGAGGGGAGGTTCAGAAGTAATCTCTCAGGTAAAAGAGTTGATTTCTCGGCGCGTACAGTTATTAGTCCTGACTCAAATTTGGACATAAACGAAGTTGGCGTCCCCATAACTGTAGCTATGAGATTGACTGTACCTGAAAAGGTTACCCCATGGAACATTGAGAGACTACGTGAGCTAGTAAGAAACGGACCGAACAAGTATCCCGGAGCCCTATACATTATTAGGCCCGATGGGAAGAGGGTTAGACTCGAATTTGTTGCCGATAGGGATAAGGTTGCGGAAGCCCTTGAGCCAGGCTTTATCGTTGAGCGCCACCTGCAGGATGGAGATATTGTCATATTTAATAGGCAACCATCACTGCACAGAATGTCCATAATGGCACATTACGTTAAGGTTCTTCCATATAAGACCTTTAGGCTGCATCTCTGCGTTTGTCCACCATATAATGCTGACTTTGATGGAGACGAAATGAACCTTCATGTTCCACAGAGTGAGGAGGCTCAAACTGAAGCCCGACTTTTAATGCAGGTTCAAGATCATATACTGTCACCTAGATTTGGAGGTCCAATAATAGGCGCTATAAGAGACTTTATAACTGCTTCCTTCCTCCTAACCCGTAAATCAACACTTTTAAACAAGAAGGAAGTTTGTGAGCTACTGGCAGCTGCTGGCTATGAGGGCGAACTCCCTGAACCAGCTATTAAGGAGCCTAAACCTCTTTGGACTGGAAAACAGATATTCAGTTTTTTCCTTCCTAAGGGCTTCAATTACACAGTTAAGGCGAGTGTTTGTAGAAATTGTGAAGTATGCCTAAAGGATGAATGCTCCTACGATGCCTATGTTATTATTAAAGATGGCGTTCTAGTTAAGGGCGTTATTGACAAAAACTCTATAGGTGCTGAGAAATCTGAGAGCGTTCTCCATAGGATAATAAAAGACTATGGAACGGAAGCTGGTAGAAGATTTTTAAACCAAATAAGCCGCCTTCTCACACGTTTCATATCCATGAAGGGCTTCACATACTCTTTTGATGAGCTTGATCTATCAGCAGAAGCTAAGCGGAAAATACGTCAAATCATAAAGAGCGCGGAGAAAAGAATAGAATCTTTAACTAAGGCTTTACATGAGGGGACTCTTGAGAGACTTCCAGGTCAAACGCTTTTAGACTCATTTGAGCTGTATGTCATGAATGAACTGGCTGAAGCCAGAGAAAAGGCTGGGAAGGCTGCTGAAGAAGATCTTGAAACTGACAATGCTGGTATAATAATGACGAAGACTGGTGCCAGAGGCTCAACACTCAATATAGGGCAGATGACGGCTATACTAGGTCAGCAATCGATTAGAGGTAAACGTGTTATACGCGGGTATTCGGAGAGATCTCTACCACACTTCAGAATTGGAGATCCCTCTCCAAAAGCAAGAGGCTTTGTGTACTCCTCATATAGAGATGGATTAGATCCCATAGAGTTCTTCTTCCATGCGATGGGTGGACGTGAAGGCTTAGTGGATACGGCTGTTAGAACACAGCAAAGCGGATACATGCAGAGGAGGTTGATTAACGCTCTTGAGCATTTGCGAGTTGAATATGATGGGACTGTGAGAAACCCGTTGGGCGAGATAATACAGTTTAATTATGGTGAGGATGGTGTAGACCCTGCTAAAAGTGATCATGGTAAAGCTGTCAACATTAGCAGGCTTATTGAACAAGTTAAACTTATGGTTGAGGCTGGTGAAGCAGCATCAAATGAGTATATTGAAGAGCAAGTAAACAAAGTTAAGGATGAGCTCACTCCTCTCCTCACATCTGAGCTTATAGAGGGGCTTAAGAACTCTAATCTCACCAAGAAAGGTGTGGATCTAGTTATTAGTTTAGCCTTAGAACGCTATAAGAAGGCTTTAGTTGAGCCTGGAGAAGCTGTCGGCGTGGTTGCAGCACAGTCTATCGGTGAACCGGGTACGCAGATGACTCTGAGAACATTCCATTATGCTGGTGTTAGAGAGCAAAATGTGACGCTTGGACTGCCCCGTTTAATTGAGATAGTTGATGCAAGGAGGGAACCCTCAACACCAATAATGACAATATACCTAGATGAGGAGCATAGGGTGAACCGTGAGAAAGCAACCGAGATAGCTCAAAAAATCCTGTATACAACCATTGAAGATATTTCTGAAACAACTTATATAAATCCTGAGACTGGCGGAGTCATTGTTAAACTTAATGAACGTAAAATGAATGAGCGCGGGATAACGATAGATTATTTAAGCAGGGTAATCAATATACCAAATTGTTCGGTGAAGATTGAGGGCGACATGATATTTATTGAGCCTAAAAAGAAAATGGACTCGAAGAAACTCTTGAGTAAGGTTTTATCCTACTATATAAAGGGTATAGCGGGCATAAAGAGGGTTTATGTAACTCAGGAAAAAGGCGAATGGGTTATAAGAACTGATGGATCCAATTTGCCAAGGGTTCTTGAAGTGATAGGCGTTGATCCAGCAAGAACAAAGACGAATAATATACATGAGATAGAGAGGACCTTGGGTATAGAAGCTGCTAGAAACATGATAGTCGAGGAGGCTAAGGGTGTTCTGGAAGAGCAGGGATTAGATGTAGACATTAGGCATATAATGCTCGTGGCTGACATAATGACAGTAACAGGTAGCGTTAGACAAATAGGGCGCCATGGTGTCAGCGGCGAAAAACCAAGCGTTTTAGCCAGAGCAGCATTTGAGATAACTGTTCCAAACATAGTTGAGGCCGCTATTAGAGGTGAGAGCGATCCACTTAAGGGTGTAACTGAAAATGTTATAGTTGGGCAAGCAATACCTATAGGGACAGGACTAGTTGATATTTATATGACTACACCATCCGTTAACGTAGGTGAAGGGGAGGATAAGTCTATTGAGTAG